Below is a genomic region from Proteiniborus ethanoligenes.
TTTTTTAGATACCTCCCATAAAACTAAAGCTCTCACATAGTTACCTCCTTTTGTTTTTATTTGGTGGTTTATAGTTTCTTTTAATCATCTCTATGGTAATTATATTAGGCATAGATTGTATATTTGGTGAATTAAATAATTTCTCCATATCATCAGCATAGCTTTGAGCTTTTTCTATATGTCTGTTATATGGAATCTTATCTATTGAACTTTCACTTATAAAAGAAGCATGAGCTATTTTTTTCCTAATTGAGTTCGTTTCATGAAATAAATCCCCATATTTCTTGATATCCACTGATGTTTTTACTTTTTTAGTTAGAAAAAAGGCTGATTTAATTAGGTTTCTGTTGTTTAAATTCTCTACATTTTCACCATATAGTTCGCAGGTTTTGGTTAATATAGCTTCTACAAGACATATATATCCATGACCATAACGCTTGTTCTCTATATACCATTTAGCTAAGTCGAGTTGAAATTCTGAATCAGTATCTAATCTAGAAAATCTATTGGTGAAATCTAGTAAAATAGGTTTGATATATTTTATTATCCCTCTATCTATATCTGGAGTATTTAACAAACTATTCATATTTTTAATCTCATGCCTAAGCTCTACAAGAAAATTAATATTTGTTAAATTTGAAATGTCTTTAATTTTCACTCCTAATGTTAAGGTTATTTCATTAGAATTTACATCGTTTTCTATCATTGTACTAATACCATAGCCATTTCCATAATTAATAAAATCATGGGTACTCCTAATCCATTTTGAAATATCTAATATTGGCTTTAAATTAACTATTTTGCCAACAGGAATTTTCCCATTTTTAGGTTTATCACCAATAATTCTTTCATTCTCTAACTTCCTAATATTTTCACCAACTGGATAATCTATAATGTCAACCTTGTCAAAAACTGTTCTTGCTTCACTCATGCCATAGTACATACCACAAAGTTTGATTTTTTTATAGTTTAATGTTTCAATAAATTCAAGTATTAAATACATAAAAACTGGAATGGATCTAAATGCATGAGTAATATCAATATGTATCTCATCTCCATCTTCAAGCAAATCAATTATCTTCATAAACTCTGAAAAATTCTCCATAAGTTCTTCATTATCAATACCATATTTTAATAAAATTGCTTTAGAATTATTCTTGGAGCTAGAGTTTACTTTATACAACCATGTATCTATACTTTTAATAACCTTGTCTAATAACCTAATATCATAAGGTTCTTTTTTAGTTTCTTGTTCAAGAATTTTAAGATATTCAATATCTAAAGTCTCATTAGTTAACTCTGTGAAGTGCTCGTATAATTGTACCCAACCAGAATTAGAAGTTCCTAACAAAAACACTCGCTCTGCCTTTATATGTTCTGCTAATACCTCAACAATAAAAGACGAAACTTTTTCGCTGCCATCATCAAATTTGTATAATGTCTTATAGTAAGATCCTGCACCAATAGGTGAAATTAAGACCCTTGCCAGAACTATCCCTCCTTAATACTCTCTGTACATTACATGATCAAATATGTGAGTTATCTCAATTTTTCCATCATCTCTTACGATTTCCTTAGCTCTTCTTGATGTAGTCGAATATATAACCCTGTGTCCTTTATTTTTCAAATGTTTAACCACATCATATGTAGCACCAAAATCTCCTTGTACTAGTATGTAATCATCCTTGTCCGCTACACTATCTATCCAGTCCTTAATCTCATCTGTAATATTAGATATGTCTTCCATATCTGGTGGTATAAGACTCCACTTTCCTTGCAGCTCTTTAGGTAAATATATGAATTCATTGATGTATAAATTTACTTTGGAATCTTCTATTTGTTTATCCGTTAAGCTATGAGAAAATATAAGTATCAACTTCCTCAAACAATCAACTCCATTTCAACATTTTTATCAAAAACTAGCTTTTCAAAATCTAAAATAAAACTATCAAGTTTTTTAGCAAAACCTTTATATTCTTTTGAATCTTGCCTGTATCCAGCATGATTTAGATCATTTCTATAGTCACCAATGTCATCATACAAGGCTGCTAGTTCATGACTTGCATAATCTTTTATTTTTTCATTAATGATTAAATATTCATCTTTTAACTTGATGTTTTTTAGCTTATGGTAACTAAGCAGAACCGTAACTGTCAATTCTCTTTCATTAACATTATGTATATTAATATTACCCATGTGACATAGGTAATTTATTATGTTTTCTTGTAAAAACGTATAGGATTGCTGTATAAGTCTTAAATCCCTGCTCAATTTTACAGTATTATGAATATCTCTAACTATACTATCTGAATAAAAGTAAACCTTTTCAAATATTTTATCTAAGATTTTTTCAAAAGGCTTTAATTCTATTAGTTCAATTTTTTTAATTGATTCCAGAGTAGTTTTTAAAGCTATTCCATATTCTGATATACTATTTCCCCTTACTGTATATAATCCTCCAGAGAAGGACTCTAAGTCATCTTTTATTTTTCTAGCAATATTAGCATCTTGGTTCTTTCCTTTTGACTCTATAAGTATAGGTTTTATTGTAGAACTTATAATCATAGCCAACTGTCTACTATCTCCCGTATTCAAGAATTTTTCTGCACCAATAGTCCAATCGGTTATGTGATTAAATATTGATAAGTTGAAAATAGGTGCGACATCATTAACTTTAGCATCATATGCACCGTAGAATATATCCTTGACCTCAATATTTTTAATAAATCTAGCATAATTGAGAACTGACATGATAATAAATGGAATAGACCTAAAAGAATGAGTAACATCAACATATACTTCATCACCTTCTTCTAAGGCATCAAATATTTTGTCAAAGTTACTCCACATTTCATCACTATTGTTGCCATCAAATATTTCTAGTTCCCTATATTTAATATTGTTTTTAATAAGTATATTTTGTAGTTTGTCACATTCCTCGTCAGATCCCTTAGCTTTTCCTTTGCCTTCCCAATTAGTTGCCTTAGCTTTTTCAGTAAGAACTACGATGAACTCCACATCTGAGCCTAGAATATTGGCTATACATTCCTGCACATATCTTGTGCGAACACATGTATTCCCATAATTATAGGTCACAACACTGTAATCACCTGTTCCTAAAAAGGTAATTAGTTTTTTCAAATTTTTCCCCCCCCCTATTAAACTTATAAGCTCAATGGTTGTTTTATAGAATTGACACTAAATATAATATAAATATTCTACTTAATAGATATTAAATCCTCTTTTTTGTAATTATTTGTCCAAATATGTATCGATATGTATGTGTTAAATGTTTTTGGTTAATTTGTAAAAAATACGTGTTATTTGTAGGTGGATTTTTGAATATTATCAAATGAAAGAATAAATTTTTTTGAAAAGACTAGGATAGATAAATTATGCCTTTATAATGAAATTATTGTTATTGTTTATGATAATCGAAAATTCCTCTGTTTTATAATTGAATTTTCCTCTATCTTATAGTTGTAATTGAGAATAAAATATTAGATTGGTGTAGCGTACCATTTACATGGAGAGATAAGCGTGGCACCCTATGCTTTGGCATAAGCCTTGATATACAAGGCTTTCCTTAAGGCTAAGAAATCATGCTTATAGAGGTTCCATGTCAATGGCAATCGGAATTACTTCCTAAATGAGAATTCAGGTAGATGATTATTCAATAATTATCTAGAGGAATTTTCAATTATTAAATAAAGTATATATTTCACTTTTATTATAAGTGCTAATCGGGTAGGAGGTAAATAATTAATTTATTTACCGACCTCCCACACCACCGTACGTACCGTTCGATATACGGCGGTTTCATAGTTTACACTCTAACTTCAAGGTAATATTTAAGGAAACTTAAATAACCTTGCTTTTCAAACCTAGCATTGGTTAGGGTAGTGGAAAGAGTCCAGCTATTGGCAGTATGCCAGTAGCTTTTTCTTGTATTAGCCCATTCCCATGCTTTTTGCCTTGCTACACCTAATTTCTGAAGGTTTATAAATTTCGTCTTGACCTTCT
It encodes:
- the csx2 gene encoding TIGR02221 family CRISPR-associated protein, with product MVLARVLISPIGAGSYYKTLYKFDDGSEKVSSFIVEVLAEHIKAERVFLLGTSNSGWVQLYEHFTELTNETLDIEYLKILEQETKKEPYDIRLLDKVIKSIDTWLYKVNSSSKNNSKAILLKYGIDNEELMENFSEFMKIIDLLEDGDEIHIDITHAFRSIPVFMYLILEFIETLNYKKIKLCGMYYGMSEARTVFDKVDIIDYPVGENIRKLENERIIGDKPKNGKIPVGKIVNLKPILDISKWIRSTHDFINYGNGYGISTMIENDVNSNEITLTLGVKIKDISNLTNINFLVELRHEIKNMNSLLNTPDIDRGIIKYIKPILLDFTNRFSRLDTDSEFQLDLAKWYIENKRYGHGYICLVEAILTKTCELYGENVENLNNRNLIKSAFFLTKKVKTSVDIKKYGDLFHETNSIRKKIAHASFISESSIDKIPYNRHIEKAQSYADDMEKLFNSPNIQSMPNIITIEMIKRNYKPPNKNKRR
- the csx20 gene encoding CRISPR-associated protein Csx20 produces the protein MRKLILIFSHSLTDKQIEDSKVNLYINEFIYLPKELQGKWSLIPPDMEDISNITDEIKDWIDSVADKDDYILVQGDFGATYDVVKHLKNKGHRVIYSTTSRRAKEIVRDDGKIEITHIFDHVMYREY
- the csx2 gene encoding TIGR02221 family CRISPR-associated protein, coding for MKKLITFLGTGDYSVVTYNYGNTCVRTRYVQECIANILGSDVEFIVVLTEKAKATNWEGKGKAKGSDEECDKLQNILIKNNIKYRELEIFDGNNSDEMWSNFDKIFDALEEGDEVYVDVTHSFRSIPFIIMSVLNYARFIKNIEVKDIFYGAYDAKVNDVAPIFNLSIFNHITDWTIGAEKFLNTGDSRQLAMIISSTIKPILIESKGKNQDANIARKIKDDLESFSGGLYTVRGNSISEYGIALKTTLESIKKIELIELKPFEKILDKIFEKVYFYSDSIVRDIHNTVKLSRDLRLIQQSYTFLQENIINYLCHMGNINIHNVNERELTVTVLLSYHKLKNIKLKDEYLIINEKIKDYASHELAALYDDIGDYRNDLNHAGYRQDSKEYKGFAKKLDSFILDFEKLVFDKNVEMELIV